In Thiovulum sp. ES, the sequence AAAACTACAAAAAAAAGGGTTTTTAATGGAAATACAAAACAATTTCAAAAAAGTTTTTCTCGGTTTTGCAATTCTCGGAACAAGCTTTTCTCAACTTGGTGCTTATTGTTCTATGCCAGATTGCATGTTTAGTTTAGATAAATCAGAAACATGTAAATTAGAGAAG encodes:
- a CDS encoding hypothetical protein (IMG reference gene:2508611421_SP); the encoded protein is KLQKKGFLMEIQNNFKKVFLGFAILGTSFSQLGAYCSMPDCMFSLDKSETCKLEKKIYEVCEEADKVSSLESKIRSLEFDLMISK